The following proteins come from a genomic window of Pleuronectes platessa chromosome 2, fPlePla1.1, whole genome shotgun sequence:
- the LOC128451542 gene encoding transmembrane protein 43 has protein sequence MSPSQTFSGTEPNQHKRVSVKSNPGFLERLSETAGGTVFGIGLFFLSIYILFTNEGRTLQTASSLDEGLSQVVELGPYLSLELQNNNRLVHLSAQLHTAEPLYDPNYRVVVQAVKLQRQVEMYQWVENRESRDYQEDGESKTETTYSYNTEWKSELVSSRHFDKEIGHQNPSAMAVESVTVVAPEVRVGPLVLSKGLVEQIQNFQTLSLIEFSALSLDSFLTVYDDYFYHNQNPRRPEVGDVRVRFSYAGLSGETSPLGPAQTVSIVAMQRGEQLMPFKTKSGDTLEILYLEDLSAEEIFSKEHQHNSLKTWGLRAAGWALMFLSIQLTMRIIYTLVDWVPVLRELVSVGLKIFALCVSCSLSLLTIGVGWFFYRPLVTVALGALALVPVFLARSGLLTKKNN, from the exons atgtctccatcacagacA ttttCAGGTACAGAGCCAAACCAGCACAAGCGTGTATCCGTTAAATCCAATCCTGGATTCTTAGAGCGACTGAGCGAAACTGCAGGAGGAACCGTTTTTGGCATCGgattgttttttctctcaatTTATATTCTCTTTACCAATGAG GGACGAACTCTGCAAACAGCGTCCTCTCTGGATGAAGGTCTGTCTCAGGTCGTGGAGCTGGGGCCCTACCTCAGCCTGGAGCTGCAGAACAACAACCGTCTAGTTCACCTGTCTGCTCAGCTGCACACTGCAGAG ccCCTTTATGACCCCAACTACAGAGTGGTGGTGCAGGCGGTGAAGCTGCAGAGGCAGGTGGAGATGTATCAGTGGGTGGAGAACCGGGAGAGCAG GGATTACCAAGAGGACGGAGAAAGCAAAACTGAGACGACGTACAGCTACA ACACTGAGTGGAAATCAGAGCTGGTCAGCAGTCGCCATTTTGACAAAGAAATTGGTCACCAGAATCCAAG TGCCATGGCGGTTGAGAGTGTGACAGTGGTGGCTCCTGAAGTCCGAGTCGGGCCTCTCGTTCTGTCTAAAG GCCTGGTGGAGCAGATCCAGAACTTCCAGACTCTGAGTTTGATTGAATTTTCTGCCTTGAGCTTGGACAGTTTTCTCACCGTCTATGATGATTATTTCTATCACAATCAAAACCCGCGCAGACCGGAG GTCGGAGACGTGCGTGTGAGATTCTCGTACGCTGGACTGAGCGGTGAGACGTCCCCACTGGGCCCGGCTCAAACT GTCAGCATCGTGGCCATGCAGCGAGGGGAGCAGCTGATGCCTTTTAAAACCAAGTcaggagacacgctggagaTCCTGTACCTGGAGGATCTCTCTGCAGAG GAAATTTTTTCGAAAGAGCACCAGCACAACAGTTTGAAGACTTGGGGTCTCAGGGCTGCAGGATGGGCTCTCATGTTTCTCAGTATTCAGTTGACCATGCGCATCATCTACACACTGG TGGACTGGGTTCCTGTTCTCAGAGAGCTGGTGTCCGTGGGGCTGAAGATCTTTgccctgtgtgtctcctgctcTTTGTCTCTTCTCACCATCGGAGTAGGTTGGTTTTTTTACCGACCATTAGTGACAGTGGCTCTGGGAGCGCTGGCTCTGGTCCCAGTGTTTCTTGCCCGCTCAGGACTTCTTACCAAGAAGAACAACTGA